The Lewinellaceae bacterium genome has a segment encoding these proteins:
- the ssb gene encoding single-stranded DNA-binding protein: MVNKVTLIGNLGRDPEVRRLENGAVVAKFSVATNENYRDKTGTWQTLTEWHDVVVWRALAERAEAQLKKGMQVYIEGKLTHRSWQDQDGNSRKTTEVVANSFRVLGKRDGDKSYEGGDNFPSAADEANTFHAGRAEESAPAASPPPADEPPVIDAGDDDLPF, translated from the coding sequence ATGGTTAATAAAGTGACCCTCATTGGAAATTTAGGCCGTGACCCTGAAGTGCGTCGTTTGGAGAATGGAGCAGTTGTTGCAAAATTTTCAGTTGCCACAAATGAAAACTACAGAGATAAAACCGGGACATGGCAAACCTTGACCGAATGGCACGATGTTGTCGTTTGGAGAGCCCTTGCAGAGAGAGCAGAAGCACAACTAAAAAAAGGAATGCAGGTTTATATAGAAGGTAAGTTAACCCATCGTTCCTGGCAGGATCAGGATGGAAATAGTCGCAAAACGACAGAAGTAGTGGCCAATTCTTTCAGAGTTCTGGGCAAGCGAGACGGTGATAAATCATATGAAGGGGGCGACAACTTCCCTTCTGCGGCCGATGAAGCCAATACTTTTCACGCTGGAAGGGCAGAAGAATCAGCCCCTGCAGCATCTCCTCCACCGGCAGACGAACCTCCTGTAATTGATGCAGGAGATGACGATTTGCCGTTTTAA
- the gldE gene encoding gliding motility-associated protein GldE, translated as MVMSSALISGSEVAFFSLSPTDFETLKQDNNHRIISLMNEPRKLLATILIANNFINIGIVILSTFVLNKVLPESIFNSWSESLIAAFHLDNFLESAKLANVLSLLITVIGVTFVLVLFGEIAPKVYARHNNIGLSRIMATPLWLLSKVFHPFSLVLVNWTTSIEKRLEKRRPGGSLANRQDIGEAIDLTADANQTTSQEVLLLKRIVNFGEVSVSQIIRPRVDVVAIDESLDYKELVEIVRESGYSRIPVFEKDFDNVKGILYVKDLLGHLNEDKDFDWKLLVRKNILFVPESKKIDSLLKKFQKEHMHMAIVVDEYGGSSGIVTMEDILEEIIGEIQDEFDTEADVEYKKLGEGIFIFEGKTLINDFCRQVKIDTITFEEIRGEADTLAGILLEKAGRLPELSEEFDIQDFKFKVIKVNNRRIEQIRIELPKTL; from the coding sequence ATGGTAATGAGTTCCGCTTTGATCTCAGGATCGGAAGTTGCCTTTTTTTCCCTGAGTCCTACTGATTTTGAAACATTAAAACAAGATAATAATCACAGGATAATTTCCCTGATGAATGAGCCCAGAAAACTTCTGGCCACCATCCTGATTGCCAATAATTTTATCAACATTGGCATTGTGATTCTATCAACATTTGTATTAAACAAGGTTTTACCTGAAAGTATTTTCAACAGCTGGTCGGAAAGCCTGATCGCTGCATTTCATCTTGACAACTTTCTTGAAAGCGCGAAACTGGCCAATGTCCTGAGTTTATTAATTACCGTTATTGGTGTAACCTTTGTCTTGGTATTGTTCGGAGAGATCGCTCCAAAGGTTTATGCGCGTCACAACAACATCGGACTTTCAAGAATAATGGCAACCCCTTTGTGGCTGCTCAGCAAGGTATTCCACCCCTTCAGCCTGGTACTCGTCAACTGGACCACCAGCATAGAAAAACGGCTGGAAAAACGCCGGCCCGGAGGTAGCCTTGCCAACCGTCAGGACATTGGTGAAGCCATTGATCTTACGGCGGATGCCAATCAAACCACCAGCCAAGAGGTACTGCTCTTAAAACGCATTGTCAATTTTGGCGAGGTTTCCGTCAGCCAGATCATCCGGCCCCGGGTAGATGTAGTGGCTATTGATGAATCCCTGGATTATAAAGAACTTGTCGAAATTGTGCGCGAATCGGGATATTCTCGAATTCCTGTTTTTGAAAAGGATTTCGATAATGTAAAGGGGATTTTGTACGTTAAAGACCTGCTCGGTCACTTGAATGAAGATAAAGATTTTGACTGGAAACTCCTGGTGAGAAAAAATATTCTTTTTGTTCCGGAATCAAAAAAAATTGATTCCCTGCTTAAAAAATTTCAAAAAGAACACATGCACATGGCCATCGTGGTAGATGAATACGGCGGCAGTTCCGGAATTGTGACGATGGAAGACATCCTGGAGGAGATTATCGGTGAAATCCAGGATGAATTTGATACGGAAGCCGATGTTGAATACAAAAAACTGGGTGAGGGCATTTTTATTTTTGAGGGTAAAACCCTTATCAATGATTTTTGCCGACAAGTAAAAATTGACACCATTACTTTTGAAGAAATCAGGGGAGAAGCAGATACCCTTGCCGGAATTCTCCTTGAAAAAGCAGGCAGATTACCGGAACTATCCGAAGAATTCGACATTCAGGATTTTAAATTTAAAGTCATAAAAGTCAATAATCGCCGTATTGAACAAATACGCATCGAACTTCCTAAAACTTTGTAA
- a CDS encoding proprotein convertase P-domain-containing protein → MRLIQILLLCFLFTGSIFAQQFDQRIAPTRIPLSSVEVAEMPAQDNDALMQAELERRGPGIAPHFAVAIEVDITPDTHGNWELMDDGTAVWRLRIKSTGAKTLNLGFTKFFMPHGGSLILYSMDKKKVMGPFTPADNEDHEQLWTPVFEADELVIEVQVPDANRDQLELELKSVNHDFMGFTSIVSGSCNLDVICGADDGWGIVDNYRDIIQSVAVYGNGGTTYCTGFLVNNTRNDCTPLFMTANHCMSAGDAPTLVVYWNYFNSVCRQPNSPQSGGGGDGSLDDFNTGSIYRANYQPSDFFLVELDDDVSSTANAFFSGWSAEPTLPGADTLIVIHHPSTDEKRISFEFDAPHVGTWGSGSTEVPNGNHVVIPDWDIGTTEGGSSGSPLFDSNKRVIGQLHGGNASCGNDDYDIFGWVASSWEGGGTPSSRLRDWLDPENTGVMVLDGRSQAVCSFAVIVNNPNISLCASNDATYSLNISEAFTEEVTLSLEGLPGGASASFSTNPAAPGSALTLTISNTTGLATGAYTLTITGTGSDQTVTSNVYLNVFGGIPSAVQLSAPVNNAAGEVLAPAFSWEATSGASSYHFVLAGDPGFTDIIFESTGTSTSVMTGLLDSETTYYWMVTGSNLCGESPPSDIYSFTTASIICGQITPTDLPLEISDSGEVTVTSEVEVNLQGLISDVRIDDLDIPHSWIGDLTATLTSPEGTTIIIFERPGVPNSFYGCDGDNINANFYDTAPNSADDFENSCGNSPAIEGDFQPLNAFSAFIGENPTGTWTLAVSDAFNQDGGEISNWNLTICTSVPDEVALFSGTESFSSCVGEMLSFEILAGLGFQGDEITLSAENLPDGAVVEFSENPIAPGGTATVTISGAFIPGIYNVSIVGNDGTDMAALPLSLNLTGPPASAIVTSPANGTVDAPIGLTLNWVNGGDATSYLVSMATDPDFNNIIFSNTQTNTNYNLSGLQYGTTYYWTVQAIGVCGSSDALEVFSFTTIPDLNVSVNPTNESTCLADELTFNLQVGAGFASPLSVTYSTSTGESLNVSYNVDPGNVTPGTTITATVNGFAAITSDVFTITFSFNDGTYLSEAATSVTLQYAPSLPVQTFPGNGSTFFDPNISLLWDGTENTENYLVEVSTNALFDNIVESAAIPGTLYTLSNITEAGLYYWRVTALNECGSAVTSALTFTYTVNSTQDLGGKRVTLSPNPTSGDLNIELSSAVEDRVVIEVFSVDGKALQTQYIEKGLRKTNLSLEGYASGVYLVKLTDGSARLTKRIIVQE, encoded by the coding sequence ATGAGATTAATTCAAATCCTCCTCCTATGCTTTCTTTTTACAGGAAGCATTTTCGCTCAACAATTCGATCAAAGGATTGCTCCAACCCGAATTCCTCTTTCATCCGTTGAAGTGGCAGAAATGCCTGCGCAGGATAACGATGCTTTAATGCAAGCCGAATTGGAAAGACGTGGCCCCGGGATTGCCCCCCATTTTGCGGTGGCCATCGAAGTGGACATAACGCCTGACACCCATGGAAACTGGGAGTTAATGGACGATGGTACAGCTGTTTGGCGCCTTCGCATAAAATCAACGGGTGCGAAAACCCTCAACCTGGGCTTTACCAAATTTTTTATGCCTCACGGCGGAAGCCTCATCCTTTATTCAATGGATAAGAAAAAAGTGATGGGGCCTTTTACTCCGGCCGACAATGAAGATCACGAACAATTATGGACCCCTGTTTTCGAAGCCGACGAATTGGTGATCGAAGTACAGGTGCCCGATGCCAACCGGGATCAACTGGAACTGGAACTAAAATCCGTTAATCACGACTTCATGGGATTTACTTCCATCGTTTCAGGATCCTGCAACCTCGATGTCATCTGCGGGGCAGATGATGGCTGGGGCATTGTGGATAATTATCGCGATATCATTCAGTCCGTTGCTGTATATGGAAATGGAGGAACTACCTACTGTACAGGGTTCCTTGTAAACAATACCCGTAATGATTGCACCCCGTTGTTTATGACGGCCAACCACTGCATGAGTGCCGGTGATGCCCCAACGTTGGTGGTTTACTGGAACTACTTCAACAGTGTTTGCCGACAGCCAAACTCTCCACAAAGTGGCGGCGGCGGCGATGGTTCCCTTGACGATTTTAACACAGGATCAATTTACCGTGCCAATTACCAGCCATCCGATTTCTTTCTTGTGGAGCTGGATGATGATGTTTCTTCGACGGCCAATGCCTTTTTTTCAGGCTGGTCCGCCGAGCCCACCTTACCTGGTGCTGACACCCTGATCGTCATTCACCATCCAAGTACTGATGAAAAACGCATCAGTTTTGAATTTGATGCCCCTCATGTGGGTACCTGGGGGAGTGGGTCAACAGAAGTCCCTAATGGCAACCACGTGGTCATTCCCGACTGGGACATTGGTACCACGGAAGGTGGATCATCAGGTTCTCCTCTCTTTGACAGCAACAAAAGAGTGATCGGCCAATTACATGGCGGAAATGCATCCTGCGGAAACGACGACTATGACATCTTCGGCTGGGTAGCCAGCTCCTGGGAAGGAGGAGGAACTCCAAGTTCCAGGTTAAGAGACTGGCTCGATCCTGAGAATACAGGCGTAATGGTGCTGGATGGCAGAAGCCAGGCTGTATGTAGTTTTGCCGTTATCGTCAATAACCCTAATATCAGCCTCTGCGCTTCCAACGATGCTACCTATAGCCTTAATATAAGCGAAGCATTTACCGAAGAAGTAACTTTAAGCCTTGAAGGATTACCGGGCGGAGCCAGTGCTTCATTTTCAACCAACCCTGCCGCTCCAGGTTCTGCTTTGACCTTAACGATCAGCAATACCACCGGCCTGGCTACAGGAGCCTATACCCTTACGATTACCGGAACGGGAAGTGATCAGACGGTTACTTCAAACGTGTATCTTAATGTTTTTGGAGGCATTCCATCGGCTGTTCAACTGTCCGCTCCAGTGAACAATGCAGCGGGAGAAGTTCTTGCTCCTGCATTCAGTTGGGAAGCCACTTCAGGTGCATCTTCCTACCATTTTGTATTGGCTGGCGATCCTGGTTTCACTGACATCATATTTGAATCCACAGGCACCTCAACCAGTGTTATGACCGGACTTCTGGATTCTGAAACGACCTATTACTGGATGGTCACCGGCTCTAACCTTTGCGGGGAATCCCCCCCTTCCGACATATATTCTTTTACAACCGCATCTATAATTTGCGGACAAATTACCCCCACCGATCTTCCTCTTGAAATTTCCGACTCAGGGGAAGTAACGGTAACCTCAGAAGTTGAAGTGAACTTACAGGGTTTAATTTCTGATGTAAGAATTGACGACCTGGATATTCCCCATAGCTGGATAGGAGACCTTACGGCAACCCTTACCTCTCCGGAAGGAACGACGATAATCATTTTTGAAAGACCAGGGGTTCCGAATAGTTTTTATGGATGTGATGGGGACAATATCAATGCAAATTTTTATGATACGGCTCCGAACAGTGCCGATGATTTTGAAAATTCCTGCGGGAACTCCCCGGCTATTGAAGGCGATTTTCAGCCGTTGAATGCGTTTAGTGCGTTTATAGGTGAAAACCCGACAGGGACCTGGACGTTAGCCGTTTCAGATGCTTTTAACCAGGATGGAGGAGAAATATCCAACTGGAATCTGACGATCTGCACCTCCGTACCTGATGAGGTTGCGCTTTTTTCCGGTACAGAAAGTTTCAGTTCATGCGTTGGTGAAATGCTGTCTTTTGAAATCCTTGCTGGTCTTGGGTTTCAGGGGGATGAAATAACCCTTTCGGCTGAAAACCTGCCTGACGGAGCCGTCGTTGAGTTTAGTGAAAACCCAATTGCACCGGGAGGGACGGCCACTGTTACCATTTCAGGAGCGTTCATTCCAGGAATTTACAATGTTTCTATTGTTGGGAATGATGGCACTGATATGGCAGCACTGCCGTTAAGTCTCAATTTGACAGGACCTCCTGCTTCAGCCATTGTAACTTCACCGGCCAACGGAACAGTTGACGCACCAATCGGCCTAACGCTGAATTGGGTAAATGGCGGTGATGCAACCAGTTATTTAGTTTCCATGGCAACCGATCCTGATTTTAACAACATTATTTTCAGCAATACTCAAACCAATACCAATTACAATCTTTCAGGTTTGCAATACGGCACCACATACTACTGGACGGTACAGGCCATTGGAGTATGTGGATCCAGCGACGCTTTGGAGGTTTTTAGTTTCACCACTATTCCGGATTTGAATGTTTCTGTAAATCCAACCAATGAATCGACTTGTCTGGCGGATGAACTGACATTTAATTTGCAGGTAGGTGCCGGGTTTGCCTCTCCATTATCCGTTACTTATTCGACTTCAACAGGAGAGAGCCTCAACGTGTCTTACAATGTTGATCCAGGTAACGTAACCCCGGGAACAACCATTACAGCTACCGTAAATGGATTTGCCGCAATTACATCGGACGTATTTACCATCACCTTTTCTTTTAATGATGGTACTTACCTATCAGAAGCGGCAACTTCCGTAACCTTGCAGTACGCGCCAAGTTTACCCGTTCAAACCTTCCCGGGCAATGGATCCACTTTCTTTGATCCTAACATTTCATTATTATGGGACGGCACAGAGAATACGGAGAATTATCTTGTTGAAGTTTCGACCAATGCCCTTTTTGACAATATTGTAGAATCTGCAGCAATACCGGGTACACTTTATACGCTGTCGAATATTACAGAGGCTGGATTATATTATTGGCGGGTTACCGCTTTGAATGAATGCGGTAGTGCCGTCACTTCAGCATTAACTTTCACCTATACTGTCAACTCAACCCAGGATCTGGGAGGTAAAAGGGTGACTTTATCGCCCAATCCGACTTCCGGAGACCTTAATATTGAATTATCATCGGCAGTAGAGGACCGGGTGGTCATTGAAGTATTCAGTGTTGATGGTAAAGCTTTGCAAACCCAATACATTGAAAAAGGACTACGCAAAACAAACCTTTCACTCGAAGGATATGCTTCCGGGGTTTACCTGGTTAAACTCACTGACGGAAGTGCCCGCTTGACAAAAAGGATCATTGTGCAGGAATAA
- a CDS encoding T9SS-dependent M36 family metallopeptidase, translating into MKKLIALFGLSLLIMCCLPSKGITQAIDPSNIAERYLTQNKAKWQLTQDDIKNLYLSDHYTSKHSGITHIYFTQTYQEIRVYNAIAGIHITSEGNVAFATNTFIPDLASKINTSTPEISAFQAIQLAAAHTGSGRHQVHLIKTLSSQEYLFDGGSISNSDIRVKLKFHPIQSTGKVRLSWQLMIDSKDSPDMWNIHVDAVTGAIIEQNDLTLYCNFSTDGTLQDDDDCTEVAIPYSPQAKNFNFTEGSYNVFPLPTESPIHGDREWVIDPHDTAASPFGWHDTDGQAGAEYEITRGNNAHAYLDTEENDASTGDEPQGGSGLIFDFPFDPLLQPEANQEAAITQLFYTVNYIHDFSFHYGFDEAAGNFQTTNYSGEGYGSDPVNAEGQDGNGTNNSNFSTPADGAPGRMQMYLWNSPGGQLLNVLEPTSISGLYNTGHAIYGPPLTTEPIIGELVEAFDNSNNPSLGCGTIINADEVNGKIALIDRGDCVFERKTLNAEAAGAIAVIICNYQQGTTTMGGSFSTEEPTIPTIIVEQSACQVFRQLIEEGITVSLGVQDDGTPNVLDGCFDNGVIIHEYGHGISNRLTGGPAQEACLFNDEQMGEGWSDFFTLVSTVKPGDSGTTPRGIGNYVNKSGVNGSGIRRLPYSTNMNINNQTYDDIIGTDKPHPLGEIWTDVLWDLYWAMVDVYGFDEDQTTGSGGNNMAIQLVMDGMKYQPCNPGFIDGRNAILAADDILFDGANACLIWEVFARRGLGYDADQGSVFDRNDGFPGFEVLPECIKELKIAKEVTPIINAGDEITVTLTVRNHKEGTVSGIIVNDEIPEGAEFINGSATGATVEILDNMLSFAIGDLPPGDSRTISYKLSTSITLFSQSQFLDDVEDGDGKWVFDNLTGTAIWNISGADPHSGSYSWFVPDTEERNDQVLYFFDPFPVYGNQPVLRFFHKYDTEPGTDGGYVDISVDGGESWEKVSAQVFRNPYRGGIAFLTFSQTNVDAFWGQNLEYKESYIDLSPFLGEYILVRFRFGSDGEEAGQTEDGTGWYVDDIEITDMFNYHTEACLYSDEGDVVCAFADGRGTVVNAGDPNPVQETLDNNHYAIFPNPAGEVVNVDFNLNRNASMTFEIISGDGRVLSREAGDFNPGSHHMALNISALPQGIYFIKICSGNELFTEKILVK; encoded by the coding sequence ATGAAAAAATTAATCGCCTTATTTGGCCTTTCCCTGCTGATCATGTGTTGTTTGCCTTCAAAGGGAATAACCCAAGCGATCGATCCTTCCAATATTGCAGAACGCTACCTCACACAAAATAAAGCCAAGTGGCAACTAACGCAGGATGATATTAAAAACCTGTACCTCAGCGATCATTATACCTCAAAACATTCCGGTATTACACATATCTATTTCACCCAGACTTATCAGGAGATCAGGGTGTATAATGCCATTGCCGGCATCCATATTACTTCCGAAGGAAATGTGGCTTTCGCAACAAACACATTTATTCCTGATCTTGCTTCAAAGATCAATACCTCCACTCCGGAAATCAGTGCCTTCCAGGCCATACAACTGGCAGCAGCTCATACCGGAAGCGGCCGTCACCAGGTGCATTTGATTAAAACCCTTTCTTCACAAGAATATCTTTTCGATGGCGGGAGTATTTCCAACAGCGACATAAGGGTTAAGCTAAAATTCCACCCCATTCAATCCACAGGGAAAGTCCGGCTATCCTGGCAACTCATGATCGATTCAAAAGATTCTCCCGACATGTGGAATATTCACGTAGATGCGGTAACCGGAGCAATAATTGAACAAAACGACCTTACCCTATATTGCAACTTTTCAACAGATGGAACATTACAAGACGATGATGATTGCACGGAAGTAGCAATACCTTATTCCCCGCAGGCAAAAAACTTTAATTTTACCGAAGGAAGTTATAATGTATTTCCGCTTCCGACAGAAAGTCCTATTCACGGGGATCGGGAATGGGTAATAGATCCGCACGATACCGCTGCCTCTCCTTTTGGATGGCATGATACTGATGGACAGGCTGGTGCGGAATATGAAATCACTAGAGGCAACAACGCCCATGCCTACCTCGACACGGAAGAAAATGATGCTTCAACAGGAGATGAACCTCAAGGGGGATCAGGCTTAATTTTTGATTTCCCATTCGATCCGCTTTTACAACCTGAAGCCAACCAGGAAGCTGCTATTACCCAACTTTTTTATACGGTTAATTACATTCACGATTTCTCTTTCCACTACGGTTTTGATGAAGCTGCCGGTAATTTCCAGACCACGAATTATTCCGGGGAAGGGTATGGAAGTGATCCGGTCAACGCGGAAGGCCAGGATGGTAATGGCACCAATAATTCAAATTTTTCAACTCCTGCCGACGGTGCACCGGGCAGGATGCAAATGTACCTGTGGAACTCTCCTGGCGGGCAGCTGCTCAATGTATTGGAGCCCACCAGTATTTCCGGTTTGTATAATACAGGACACGCCATTTACGGCCCGCCGCTTACCACGGAACCCATTATTGGGGAATTAGTTGAAGCTTTCGATAACAGCAACAACCCATCTCTGGGTTGTGGTACGATAATAAATGCCGATGAAGTAAATGGGAAAATTGCCCTGATCGACCGGGGCGACTGCGTATTTGAACGCAAGACACTCAATGCAGAAGCCGCGGGGGCTATAGCGGTGATCATCTGTAATTATCAACAGGGTACAACTACCATGGGAGGCAGTTTTAGTACGGAGGAGCCTACCATTCCCACCATAATAGTCGAACAATCCGCTTGCCAGGTTTTCCGTCAATTGATCGAAGAAGGCATTACTGTTTCACTCGGGGTGCAGGATGACGGCACACCCAACGTACTCGACGGGTGTTTTGATAACGGAGTGATCATTCACGAATACGGTCATGGCATTTCCAACAGGCTGACCGGAGGCCCTGCACAGGAAGCCTGCCTTTTTAACGACGAGCAAATGGGCGAAGGCTGGAGTGATTTTTTCACCCTGGTCAGTACCGTAAAACCCGGCGATTCAGGAACCACTCCGAGAGGAATTGGCAATTATGTCAACAAAAGCGGGGTCAACGGCAGCGGTATCCGCCGCTTACCTTATTCGACCAATATGAACATCAACAACCAGACCTATGATGACATCATTGGGACCGACAAGCCGCACCCTTTGGGAGAAATCTGGACTGATGTGCTTTGGGATTTATACTGGGCGATGGTAGATGTGTATGGTTTTGATGAAGATCAAACCACGGGATCAGGGGGTAATAACATGGCGATCCAACTGGTTATGGATGGGATGAAATATCAACCCTGTAACCCTGGTTTCATCGATGGCCGGAATGCCATTCTCGCTGCCGATGACATCCTTTTTGACGGTGCCAATGCCTGCCTGATATGGGAAGTGTTTGCCAGAAGAGGATTAGGTTATGATGCTGATCAAGGCTCCGTATTTGATCGAAATGACGGATTTCCAGGTTTTGAGGTGCTTCCCGAGTGTATTAAAGAATTGAAAATAGCCAAGGAGGTGACCCCAATTATCAATGCAGGAGATGAAATTACCGTTACTTTAACGGTGAGAAATCATAAAGAAGGGACCGTCAGCGGAATCATCGTCAATGATGAAATACCCGAAGGAGCTGAATTCATAAATGGATCCGCGACGGGAGCTACAGTTGAAATTTTGGACAACATGCTTTCCTTTGCAATTGGCGATCTGCCACCAGGAGATTCCAGAACGATTTCTTATAAACTAAGTACATCCATTACGCTTTTCTCCCAAAGCCAGTTTTTGGATGATGTTGAAGATGGGGACGGTAAATGGGTTTTTGATAACCTTACGGGAACCGCCATTTGGAATATCTCCGGTGCAGATCCCCATTCCGGCAGCTATTCATGGTTTGTGCCGGATACGGAAGAGCGTAATGACCAGGTGCTTTATTTTTTTGACCCCTTTCCTGTTTACGGCAACCAGCCTGTATTGCGTTTTTTTCACAAATATGACACCGAACCAGGAACCGATGGCGGTTACGTTGACATCTCTGTGGACGGAGGCGAAAGCTGGGAAAAAGTTTCCGCACAGGTGTTTAGAAACCCATACCGCGGAGGCATTGCATTTTTGACTTTTTCACAAACCAACGTAGATGCCTTTTGGGGCCAGAACCTCGAGTACAAGGAATCTTACATCGACCTGTCTCCCTTCCTCGGGGAGTATATCCTGGTTCGCTTCCGCTTCGGTTCGGATGGAGAAGAAGCCGGGCAAACAGAGGACGGTACAGGTTGGTATGTCGATGATATTGAGATAACGGATATGTTCAACTACCATACCGAAGCTTGCCTTTATTCTGATGAAGGAGATGTGGTTTGCGCCTTTGCCGATGGAAGAGGCACTGTCGTAAATGCAGGCGACCCCAACCCTGTTCAGGAAACTTTAGACAATAATCATTATGCTATTTTTCCGAATCCGGCCGGAGAAGTGGTTAACGTTGACTTTAATCTCAACAGGAATGCCTCGATGACTTTCGAAATAATTTCGGGAGATGGCCGTGTTTTGAGCAGAGAGGCGGGAGACTTCAACCCCGGCAGCCACCATATGGCACTGAATATATCTGCATTGCCCCAGGGCATTTACTTTATAAAAATCTGTTCTGGAAACGAGTTGTTTACTGAGAAAATTTTGGTTAAATAA
- a CDS encoding NifU family protein: protein MENKGENRPLMLYSEQTPNPETLKFVTNRMLHNGTADFNTVELAEEWSPLAKSLFDQPYVKGVYISNNYVTITKEINYSWEDIMLVAKEFIKNYLNNNGAIINEGFADAQLKMAAEREGDNYTGRDAEIVTKIKDLIETYVKPAVEMDGGNIAFKGYDQGRVTVLMQGSCSGCPSSTMTLKAGIEGMLQRMIPEVKEVVAEAG, encoded by the coding sequence ATGGAAAATAAAGGAGAAAATCGCCCATTGATGTTGTATTCGGAGCAAACACCCAATCCGGAGACACTTAAGTTTGTAACCAACCGCATGTTGCATAACGGAACGGCTGATTTTAATACAGTTGAATTGGCTGAAGAGTGGTCTCCATTGGCAAAATCTTTGTTTGACCAACCTTATGTCAAAGGCGTTTATATCAGTAATAATTATGTCACCATCACCAAGGAGATTAACTATTCCTGGGAAGATATCATGCTGGTGGCCAAGGAATTTATTAAGAATTACCTGAACAATAACGGAGCGATTATCAATGAAGGGTTTGCCGATGCCCAGTTGAAAATGGCTGCAGAGCGTGAAGGCGATAACTACACCGGACGTGATGCGGAGATCGTCACCAAAATAAAGGATCTTATCGAGACTTATGTAAAACCTGCCGTGGAGATGGATGGCGGTAATATCGCATTTAAAGGTTATGACCAGGGAAGAGTTACTGTTTTGATGCAAGGCTCCTGCAGTGGATGTCCTTCCTCGACCATGACGTTGAAAGCGGGTATTGAGGGAATGTTGCAAAGAATGATTCCTGAGGTAAAAGAAGTTGTGGCAGAAGCCGGATAA
- a CDS encoding serpin family protein: protein MKNYLFFLILGFLLFSECTPENVTPGDDTNLITFDCENSDGCVLVDANNMFGFNIFKALHDENPDENIFISPLSISTALTMTQNGADGNTKTQMQEVLQTQGLDIQAVNEAYKYLLTTLPDLDPSVQLDLANSIWYHQDYPVYPEFLEVNATYFNSEVVDADFRNPATVDLINTWVSDNTHGKIPTVLSEIPDAAIMYLINAIYFKGDWQYTFDEEQTYETNFYRPAGDPVPVDMMGWEGTTALSYFENDLFQAVDLPYGDGTFSMTLMLPKNDIGIGGIVPLLNQENWDSWISAFASQEMIYKMPKFKLDYKNELKDILYALGMEDLFTERADLSKLGPGGLVVSKVLHKSFLEIDEQGTEAAAVTVIGIETTSTEPSKPYMILDRPFLLFIRDNVTNSVLFMGQIQDPS from the coding sequence ATGAAAAATTATTTGTTCTTTTTGATTTTAGGGTTTCTTCTTTTTTCCGAGTGCACCCCTGAAAATGTCACTCCTGGTGATGATACGAATTTAATCACTTTTGATTGCGAAAACAGTGATGGTTGTGTTTTGGTGGATGCCAATAACATGTTCGGCTTCAACATTTTCAAGGCTTTGCACGATGAAAACCCGGATGAAAATATTTTTATCTCTCCTTTGAGTATCAGCACGGCGTTGACCATGACACAGAACGGGGCGGACGGAAATACCAAAACCCAGATGCAGGAAGTATTGCAAACACAGGGGCTTGATATACAGGCAGTCAATGAGGCTTATAAATATTTATTGACCACCTTACCCGATCTGGATCCTTCCGTCCAGCTAGACCTGGCCAATTCCATCTGGTACCACCAGGACTATCCGGTTTATCCGGAATTTTTGGAGGTGAATGCCACTTATTTCAATAGCGAAGTTGTGGATGCGGATTTCAGGAATCCGGCAACCGTTGACCTGATCAACACCTGGGTAAGCGATAACACACATGGAAAAATCCCGACGGTACTCAGTGAAATTCCCGATGCCGCCATCATGTACCTGATCAATGCCATATACTTTAAGGGAGACTGGCAGTACACCTTTGATGAAGAACAAACTTACGAAACAAACTTTTACCGCCCGGCGGGTGATCCTGTTCCTGTGGATATGATGGGTTGGGAAGGAACAACAGCTCTTTCGTATTTTGAAAATGACCTTTTCCAGGCCGTGGATCTTCCTTATGGTGATGGCACTTTTTCCATGACTTTAATGCTCCCGAAAAACGATATTGGCATCGGCGGAATCGTTCCTCTGCTCAATCAGGAAAACTGGGATAGCTGGATAAGTGCTTTCGCTTCCCAGGAGATGATATACAAAATGCCGAAGTTTAAACTTGACTACAAAAATGAACTCAAGGATATACTGTATGCCCTGGGCATGGAGGATTTGTTTACCGAAAGGGCTGATTTATCCAAACTGGGTCCGGGCGGGCTGGTGGTGAGCAAAGTCTTGCATAAATCTTTCCTTGAGATCGACGAGCAGGGAACGGAAGCTGCTGCTGTAACGGTCATTGGCATTGAAACGACATCAACGGAGCCATCAAAACCATACATGATCCTGGACCGCCCGTTTCTCCTTTTTATCAGGGATAATGTAACCAACAGTGTTTTATTTATGGGGCAAATTCAGGATCCTTCTTAA